The Methanoregula boonei 6A8 genome has a window encoding:
- a CDS encoding Orn/Lys/Arg family decarboxylase — MSSPERLVVAVIDDEIHKDTPHGRAIKRIIRDLEKYEIFVADIASPEDARTAYSNLPSVNCILIDWNLGNREKEAQQDTLKLIRQIRCINEDLPIFLMAEPTSEPPIGITVDVLKEINEYLYVMEDTSEFIAGRISAAAKRYQDRLLPPFFGELVKFSKDFEYSWHTPGHAGGTAFRKTPAGRRFFEFFGEQLFRSDLSISVGELGSLLDHSGPVGEAERYAAKVFGADMSYFVTNGTSTANKIVFFGRVTENDVVLVDRNCHKSAEHALTMTHSVAVYMVPTRNRYGIIGPIPPSDMTPAAIRKKIAACPLAKNLPDKTPVHAIVTNSTYDGLCYHAVEVEKELGKSVDSIHFDEAWYGYARFNPLYRDRFAMRDGAKDKKGPTVFATQSTHKLLAALSQASMVHVRNGRVPIEHARFNEGFMMHSSTSPLYTIIASLDVSTKMMDGASGRLLTTESIEEAIRFRRTMARIEKEIGTGKTRTDWWFPMWQPDTVTDPKTKKKIAFATAPLETLRDNPSCWVLHPKDAWHGFEDLPDNYCMLDPIKVTVLTPGVKEDGSLAAWGIPAAIVVKFLDTRGIINEKSGDYSILFLFSMGITKGKWGTLITELFEFKRRYDENAPLDEVFPDLVAQWPDRYGGMTLPELAAQMHAFKRDHNMCGLLQKAFSALPEPVITYAESYKRLVRDEVEQIPVAQAANRIVATGIVPYPPGIPLLAPGEKTGPKTGPVLQYLLSLQDFDRRFPGFEHDTHGIESIKGEYRMICVKEKKR, encoded by the coding sequence ATGAGTTCCCCAGAGCGGCTTGTTGTTGCGGTCATAGATGACGAGATCCATAAGGATACCCCTCATGGCAGGGCGATCAAACGGATTATCCGCGACCTTGAAAAATATGAGATTTTTGTTGCCGATATTGCCTCGCCTGAGGATGCACGAACCGCGTATTCCAACCTCCCCTCGGTCAACTGCATCCTCATCGACTGGAACCTGGGTAACCGGGAGAAGGAGGCACAGCAGGACACGCTCAAACTGATCCGGCAGATCCGCTGCATCAACGAAGATCTCCCGATCTTCCTCATGGCAGAGCCCACAAGCGAGCCACCGATCGGGATCACGGTGGATGTACTCAAGGAGATTAACGAGTACCTCTACGTGATGGAGGACACCTCCGAGTTTATCGCCGGGCGTATCTCGGCTGCAGCAAAGCGGTACCAGGACCGGCTGCTGCCGCCGTTTTTCGGGGAACTCGTGAAGTTCTCCAAGGATTTCGAGTATTCCTGGCACACGCCGGGCCATGCCGGTGGGACAGCGTTCCGCAAGACGCCCGCCGGGCGGCGGTTTTTCGAATTCTTCGGCGAACAGCTCTTCCGGTCCGATCTCTCCATCTCGGTCGGGGAGCTTGGCTCGCTTCTCGACCACTCCGGGCCGGTGGGCGAAGCCGAACGGTACGCCGCAAAGGTCTTCGGGGCCGACATGTCCTATTTTGTGACAAACGGTACTTCAACGGCAAACAAGATCGTCTTTTTTGGCCGGGTTACCGAGAACGATGTTGTCCTTGTGGACCGGAACTGCCACAAATCGGCCGAGCATGCGCTCACCATGACTCACTCTGTCGCCGTGTACATGGTCCCGACCAGGAACCGGTACGGGATCATCGGCCCGATCCCGCCCTCCGATATGACACCGGCAGCTATCAGGAAAAAGATCGCTGCCTGCCCCTTAGCAAAAAACCTTCCCGACAAAACCCCGGTCCACGCGATTGTCACCAACTCGACCTATGACGGCCTCTGCTACCATGCGGTGGAAGTGGAAAAGGAACTGGGAAAAAGCGTTGACAGCATCCATTTCGATGAGGCATGGTACGGCTATGCCCGGTTCAACCCGCTCTACCGCGACCGGTTTGCCATGCGGGACGGGGCAAAGGACAAGAAAGGCCCGACCGTCTTTGCCACCCAGTCAACCCACAAACTGCTCGCCGCGCTCTCGCAGGCGTCCATGGTCCATGTAAGAAACGGCCGTGTCCCGATCGAGCATGCCCGGTTCAACGAGGGGTTCATGATGCACAGCTCCACGTCCCCGCTCTACACGATCATCGCATCGCTGGACGTGTCCACCAAGATGATGGACGGGGCATCAGGAAGGCTGCTCACGACCGAGTCAATCGAGGAAGCAATCCGGTTCCGCCGCACGATGGCAAGAATCGAAAAGGAGATCGGGACCGGCAAGACCAGGACCGACTGGTGGTTCCCCATGTGGCAGCCGGACACCGTCACGGATCCGAAAACCAAAAAGAAGATCGCGTTTGCCACGGCACCCCTGGAGACCCTGCGGGATAACCCCTCGTGCTGGGTGCTGCACCCGAAGGATGCATGGCATGGCTTTGAGGACCTGCCCGACAACTACTGCATGCTCGATCCCATCAAGGTGACCGTGCTCACGCCCGGCGTCAAAGAGGATGGATCGCTTGCTGCATGGGGCATCCCGGCAGCCATTGTTGTCAAGTTTTTGGACACCCGGGGCATCATCAATGAGAAGTCCGGGGATTACTCGATCCTCTTCCTCTTCTCGATGGGGATCACGAAAGGCAAGTGGGGTACCCTTATTACCGAGCTCTTCGAGTTCAAACGCCGTTACGATGAGAACGCCCCGCTTGACGAGGTCTTCCCTGACCTTGTGGCACAGTGGCCGGATCGGTACGGCGGCATGACCCTGCCGGAGCTTGCGGCCCAGATGCACGCGTTCAAGCGCGACCACAACATGTGTGGATTGCTCCAGAAAGCGTTCTCGGCCCTTCCGGAGCCGGTGATCACGTACGCGGAATCCTACAAGAGACTCGTGCGGGACGAGGTAGAGCAGATACCGGTTGCGCAGGCGGCAAACCGCATCGTGGCAACAGGTATCGTGCCCTACCCGCCGGGCATCCCGCTGCTTGCACCTGGCGAGAAGACCGGGCCAAAGACCGGCCCGGTGCTCCAGTACCTGCTCTCGCTGCAGGATTTTGACCGGCGCTTCCCCGGCTTTGAGCACGACACCCACGGGATCGAGAGCATCAAAGGTGAATACAGGATGATCTGTGTAAAGGAGAAGAAACGATGA
- a CDS encoding amino acid permease → MSDDAPVVNKKVLGVFALAMINVAAVLSIRNFPSMAIYGWSCIGWYILGTILFLIPISLAGAELATGWPEGGGVYAWVKQAFGEKGGFTALFCEWSNNLVWFPTVLSFTASTLAFALTPNLASNPWFMFSVMMIVFWGTTAIAYFGEEASAKFSNVGVILGSIVPSLLIIILGLWWLGSGQAIVLPHFSFGQVVPTINLSTLPFFATVVLLFAGMEMAGFHALETRNPQRDYPKAMALSAVIIVICTVLATLAIAIVIPASQLNLASGVMQAIQYFFDASGIAWLVGPMALLITLGGVVNLASWLIGPAKGLGIVAEEGNMPPIFDRTNKYGAPVAVLVIQALIGSVVSLLYVFLPSVNQAYWILSAMTVELLCIVYILVFAALIKLRYSQPDTPRPFKIPGGKTGIWIVGGLGLFGTTFAFIVGLMPPSFFTSWVTYVSAVLLGTFLLAVPPLVFLKFKHPGWSKKTQGGSNP, encoded by the coding sequence ATGAGCGACGACGCACCGGTAGTAAACAAAAAGGTGCTCGGCGTTTTTGCGCTTGCCATGATCAACGTGGCGGCCGTGCTGAGCATCAGGAATTTCCCGTCCATGGCAATCTACGGGTGGTCGTGTATCGGCTGGTACATCCTTGGGACTATCCTGTTTTTGATCCCCATCTCCCTTGCGGGGGCAGAACTGGCAACCGGCTGGCCCGAAGGCGGCGGTGTGTACGCGTGGGTCAAGCAGGCATTCGGCGAGAAAGGGGGATTTACCGCCCTTTTCTGCGAATGGTCCAACAACCTTGTCTGGTTCCCGACCGTGCTCTCGTTTACCGCATCCACGCTCGCGTTTGCACTCACCCCGAACCTGGCGAGCAACCCCTGGTTCATGTTTTCCGTTATGATGATCGTGTTCTGGGGCACCACGGCCATTGCGTACTTCGGTGAGGAGGCATCCGCAAAATTCTCCAACGTGGGTGTGATCCTGGGGAGCATCGTCCCTTCGCTCCTCATCATCATCCTTGGCCTCTGGTGGCTGGGTTCGGGCCAGGCTATTGTCCTGCCGCACTTTTCATTTGGCCAGGTCGTACCGACGATCAATCTCTCCACGCTTCCGTTCTTTGCCACAGTCGTTCTCCTCTTTGCCGGCATGGAGATGGCCGGGTTCCATGCGCTTGAGACAAGAAATCCCCAGCGGGACTACCCCAAGGCCATGGCGCTCTCGGCCGTGATCATTGTGATTTGCACGGTCCTTGCAACGCTTGCCATTGCGATTGTTATTCCGGCAAGCCAGCTCAACCTCGCCTCCGGGGTCATGCAGGCGATCCAGTACTTCTTTGACGCGTCCGGGATCGCATGGCTTGTCGGCCCCATGGCGCTTCTGATCACGCTGGGCGGTGTCGTGAATCTTGCTTCCTGGCTTATTGGCCCGGCAAAGGGTCTTGGGATCGTTGCAGAAGAGGGCAACATGCCCCCGATCTTTGACCGGACCAACAAGTACGGCGCACCGGTTGCGGTGCTCGTCATCCAGGCGCTGATCGGCTCGGTGGTCTCGCTTCTCTATGTCTTTTTGCCTTCGGTCAACCAGGCGTACTGGATCCTTTCGGCAATGACGGTCGAACTGCTCTGTATCGTGTACATCCTCGTCTTTGCCGCGCTCATCAAGCTGCGGTACAGCCAGCCGGATACGCCCCGGCCCTTTAAGATCCCGGGCGGGAAGACCGGCATCTGGATTGTCGGGGGACTGGGGCTGTTTGGCACGACCTTTGCCTTTATTGTCGGGCTCATGCCACCGTCATTTTTCACCAGCTGGGTCACCTATGTCTCCGCGGTGCTGCTGGGAACGTTCCTCTTAGCCGTGCCCCCGCTTGTCTTTTTAAAATTCAAGCATCCGGGCTGGTCCAAAAAAACCCAGGGAGGTTCAAACCCATGA
- a CDS encoding YczE/YyaS/YitT family protein, with translation MSSAGLAKRCIILLCGLFLMGLGISLVVRSTLGTSPISSVPYVLSLAFPLTFGEFTFLITLIFFIAEIAIIGKDFPRPQYFQILIALLLGTFVDVGMFLSAGVQPGIYPEQIAIVFLGSAVLALGIFLQITANVILNPGEGLVRAIAEKTHKRFGIIKVMFDTSLVAGAAVISFAAFGTIEGLREGTVISAVLVGYIILGFALCYTRYDLGRFLSD, from the coding sequence ATGTCATCTGCCGGACTCGCAAAGCGCTGCATTATCCTTCTTTGCGGCCTTTTTCTCATGGGCCTTGGAATAAGCCTTGTCGTCCGCTCGACCCTTGGGACCTCTCCCATCTCAAGCGTCCCCTACGTGCTCAGCCTTGCCTTCCCGCTCACGTTTGGCGAGTTCACCTTCCTTATCACCCTGATCTTCTTTATCGCCGAGATCGCAATCATAGGAAAGGATTTTCCCCGGCCCCAGTACTTCCAGATCCTCATAGCCCTGCTCCTTGGCACTTTTGTCGATGTGGGTATGTTCCTTTCTGCCGGCGTCCAGCCGGGGATCTACCCGGAACAGATCGCCATCGTATTCCTAGGTTCCGCCGTCCTTGCCCTTGGGATTTTTTTGCAGATCACGGCAAATGTCATTTTGAACCCGGGCGAAGGCCTCGTGCGGGCCATTGCGGAAAAGACGCACAAACGTTTTGGGATCATCAAGGTTATGTTCGACACCTCTCTTGTGGCAGGCGCCGCCGTCATCTCGTTTGCAGCGTTTGGGACCATCGAGGGTTTAAGGGAAGGGACCGTCATCTCAGCAGTCCTTGTCGGGTACATCATCCTCGGCTTTGCCCTCTGTTATACCCGGTACGATCTCGGGAGATTCCTCAGCGATTAA
- a CDS encoding alpha/beta fold hydrolase gives MALPPPETCTIGDVTLAYRTYGTGFPLVLINGLASAMDTWNPPVLDALARHFRVIVFDHRGTGYSGASAESFSIPLFSRDTAGLMEHLGITRAHVLGFSMGTCIAQELELAFPEKVDRLVLVSGDCGGTEAVRTDPDVFARLIDRSGTIDDVVNRMLPLLFPSFWLATHDPFRYCPAVEEITSDENAARQLAAFLSWPGTFSRLENIRSRTLVITGDADAVVPCENSRLLAGKIPGAKLVEFPGAGHGLMYQCPDRFGETVLDFLY, from the coding sequence ATGGCCCTGCCCCCTCCGGAGACCTGCACAATTGGCGATGTGACACTTGCGTACCGCACGTACGGGACCGGTTTTCCGCTTGTTCTCATCAACGGCCTTGCCTCCGCGATGGACACCTGGAACCCGCCGGTTCTCGATGCCCTGGCCCGGCACTTCCGGGTGATCGTGTTTGACCACCGGGGCACGGGGTACTCGGGCGCTTCTGCGGAATCGTTTTCGATCCCGCTCTTTAGCCGGGACACGGCCGGTCTGATGGAACACCTGGGGATCACCCGGGCCCATGTGCTTGGCTTTTCCATGGGGACGTGCATTGCGCAGGAACTGGAACTCGCGTTCCCGGAAAAAGTGGATCGGCTCGTACTGGTTTCCGGGGACTGCGGGGGGACCGAAGCGGTGCGGACTGACCCGGACGTTTTTGCCCGGCTCATTGACCGGAGCGGGACAATTGACGATGTTGTGAACCGCATGCTCCCTCTTCTCTTCCCGTCTTTTTGGCTCGCCACCCACGATCCGTTCCGGTACTGCCCGGCCGTGGAGGAGATCACAAGCGATGAAAACGCTGCACGGCAGCTTGCAGCATTCCTGTCATGGCCCGGTACGTTTTCGCGGCTCGAAAACATCCGGTCGCGGACGCTCGTGATCACCGGGGATGCAGATGCGGTGGTTCCGTGCGAAAACTCGCGTCTGCTTGCCGGAAAAATCCCGGGTGCAAAACTTGTGGAGTTTCCGGGCGCCGGTCACGGGCTGATGTACCAATGCCCGGACCGGTTTGGTGAGACCGTGCTTGATTTCCTATATTGA
- a CDS encoding type II toxin-antitoxin system HicA family toxin encodes MPHHKPVSGDEVIRVLCNKFGFTISGRSGSHVRLSKITADGKTGTVVPLHDEVKPGTLRGVLKLAKIDIEDFYRCI; translated from the coding sequence TTGCCACATCATAAGCCGGTCTCCGGTGACGAAGTCATCAGGGTTCTCTGCAATAAATTTGGTTTTACTATTTCAGGAAGATCCGGCAGCCATGTGCGGCTCTCGAAAATAACCGCTGACGGAAAAACCGGGACTGTTGTCCCGCTGCATGATGAAGTAAAGCCGGGAACTCTGCGGGGCGTACTCAAACTGGCAAAAATCGATATCGAGGACTTTTACCGGTGCATCTGA
- a CDS encoding type II toxin-antitoxin system HicB family antitoxin, with protein sequence MSTYTAVLHKEDDMYVAECPEVGTVSQGKTFDEAVSNLKEATELYLEEFPQTKKKRAILTTFEVSSVATS encoded by the coding sequence ATGTCAACTTATACTGCCGTACTCCACAAGGAAGACGATATGTACGTGGCGGAATGCCCTGAGGTGGGTACGGTCAGCCAGGGAAAAACTTTTGACGAGGCGGTCAGCAATCTTAAAGAAGCGACCGAGTTGTACCTGGAGGAATTCCCCCAGACCAAAAAGAAGCGTGCAATCCTGACCACCTTTGAGGTGTCGTCGGTTGCCACATCATAA
- a CDS encoding restriction endonuclease: MDNYIVFIINDSIWKNMQTDSESVILLNKYEMEKSHHHRTLLHLEKIKIETTQLIKRRESDLDILSQEINAKNGQLIDKELSLLKPLKSVGNYFETKKIKNEILHLIPNKENIHKDIKKLQIQLNETDEEIRILSKEIADIVVAISLIQTQKNKGFELFDNNWVPIEDLQKLREIKIGLAKNFENISPFDFEYFVAMLLREMGYTTEVTKKTGDYGIDIIAKKGKQIVAVQCKRHNEKNLIGNVLIQQLLGSMHFINASHCIFITTSHFTKNAITQSQNSPIELWDKDTFHNLVRKYLLNCNIDQIFDAIQKDKQRQKEQIEHEKNAIIEKKAEKKLLLEKRKQEKTAKREIKKLNDDAKKICPRCGGKKWKSRKYCSKCKQEIKSERRYDNCW; encoded by the coding sequence ATGGATAATTATATCGTATTCATCATCAATGATTCAATCTGGAAAAATATGCAAACGGATTCTGAAAGTGTCATTTTATTAAATAAATACGAAATGGAGAAGTCTCATCATCATAGGACCCTTCTTCATTTGGAGAAAATAAAAATTGAGACAACACAATTGATCAAAAGGAGAGAATCTGATTTAGACATATTATCTCAAGAGATCAACGCAAAAAATGGCCAACTGATTGATAAGGAATTGAGCCTGCTAAAACCTCTAAAATCCGTGGGTAATTATTTTGAGACTAAAAAGATCAAAAATGAAATTTTACATTTAATCCCTAACAAAGAAAATATCCATAAGGATATAAAAAAATTACAAATCCAATTAAATGAAACTGATGAAGAAATTCGAATTCTATCAAAAGAAATTGCTGATATTGTAGTTGCAATATCCTTAATTCAAACTCAAAAAAACAAAGGTTTCGAATTATTTGATAATAATTGGGTTCCGATTGAAGATCTACAGAAATTACGCGAAATAAAAATTGGACTTGCGAAAAACTTTGAAAACATCTCTCCCTTTGACTTTGAATATTTTGTTGCAATGCTATTGCGAGAAATGGGGTATACAACTGAAGTGACAAAGAAAACAGGCGATTATGGAATTGATATAATTGCAAAAAAGGGAAAACAGATTGTAGCTGTTCAATGCAAAAGACATAATGAAAAAAATCTTATTGGAAATGTGTTGATACAACAACTCCTTGGGAGTATGCATTTTATCAATGCCAGTCATTGTATCTTTATAACAACTTCCCATTTCACAAAAAATGCTATAACTCAATCTCAGAATTCACCTATTGAATTATGGGATAAAGATACGTTTCATAATTTAGTTAGGAAATATCTTTTAAATTGCAATATTGATCAAATTTTTGATGCTATTCAAAAAGATAAACAGAGGCAAAAAGAGCAAATAGAACACGAAAAAAATGCAATAATTGAGAAAAAAGCTGAAAAAAAGTTACTCCTTGAGAAACGGAAGCAGGAGAAAACAGCAAAAAGGGAAATAAAAAAGCTAAATGACGACGCCAAGAAGATTTGTCCTCGGTGTGGGGGGAAAAAATGGAAGAGTAGAAAATATTGCTCAAAATGTAAACAAGAAATAAAATCCGAAAGAAGATACGATAATTGTTGGTAG
- a CDS encoding Zn-ribbon domain-containing OB-fold protein yields the protein MTVARFWRHLPQRYNMVGTKCEKCGRHFFPPRSFCPDCRRAGKIVEHKFKGEGTVVTFTVIHTAAEQYSMLTPYVLAIVKLDEGPQITTQIVMDPAKAKIGMKVKSVFRRIATDGESGIIHYGTKFVPVE from the coding sequence ATGACGGTTGCACGGTTCTGGCGGCACCTGCCCCAGCGCTACAACATGGTGGGAACAAAATGCGAGAAGTGCGGCAGGCACTTTTTCCCGCCACGCTCCTTCTGCCCCGACTGCCGCCGGGCAGGAAAGATTGTCGAGCATAAGTTCAAAGGCGAAGGAACGGTTGTCACCTTCACCGTGATCCACACGGCGGCCGAGCAGTATTCGATGCTCACCCCGTACGTGCTCGCGATTGTGAAGCTGGACGAAGGCCCGCAGATCACCACCCAGATTGTGATGGACCCGGCAAAGGCGAAGATCGGCATGAAGGTCAAGAGCGTATTCCGCAGGATCGCCACCGATGGCGAGAGCGGGATTATCCACTATGGGACGAAGTTTGTGCCGGTGGAATGA
- a CDS encoding thiolase domain-containing protein, translating into MRDVAVIGIGCTKFGEKWESSFRDIFVEAGTLALEDAQLSGEKIDAMYVGNMSAGRFIGQEHIGALIADYAGMATRHIPSTRVEAACASGGLAFRQAVIAVASGMEDIVVAAGVEKMTDVGSDESTDTLTGAADREWEGFMGATFPGLYAMIANDYIHKYGMTREQLAQVAVKNHYNGARNPIAQFPNEITLDTVMKSTMVAEPLRLFDCSPVTDGAAAVIVAPLDRAKEFTDTPIKVLATAQASDSIALHDRRDISTLDATVAAGQRAFKMAHLTNKDINMVEVHDCFSIAEICAIEDLGFCKKGTAGKFTADGETALGGKIPVNTSGGLKACGHPVGATGIKQVYEIVQQLRGDAGKRQVENAKIGMTHNVGGTGATVAVHILGRV; encoded by the coding sequence ATGAGAGACGTAGCAGTTATCGGGATCGGGTGCACGAAGTTCGGCGAGAAATGGGAGAGTTCCTTCCGTGACATCTTTGTCGAGGCTGGGACGCTCGCCCTTGAAGATGCACAGCTCTCGGGCGAGAAGATCGATGCGATGTACGTTGGTAACATGAGCGCGGGCCGGTTCATCGGGCAGGAGCACATCGGTGCCCTGATTGCCGACTATGCGGGCATGGCAACCCGGCACATCCCTTCGACCCGTGTCGAGGCGGCCTGCGCATCGGGCGGCCTTGCATTCCGGCAGGCAGTCATCGCGGTCGCAAGCGGGATGGAGGATATCGTTGTCGCGGCCGGCGTCGAGAAGATGACCGATGTCGGTTCGGACGAGAGCACCGATACGCTGACCGGCGCTGCCGACCGTGAATGGGAAGGCTTCATGGGCGCAACGTTCCCGGGCCTGTACGCGATGATCGCAAACGACTACATCCACAAGTACGGCATGACCCGCGAGCAGCTGGCGCAGGTTGCAGTGAAGAACCACTACAACGGGGCACGGAATCCCATCGCACAGTTCCCAAACGAGATCACGCTTGACACCGTAATGAAGTCCACGATGGTTGCAGAGCCCCTCCGGCTCTTTGACTGCTCGCCGGTGACGGACGGGGCGGCGGCAGTGATTGTCGCACCGCTCGACCGGGCAAAGGAGTTCACGGATACGCCGATCAAGGTGCTCGCAACCGCACAGGCAAGCGACTCGATCGCGCTGCACGACCGGCGCGACATCTCGACCCTGGACGCGACAGTTGCCGCAGGCCAGCGTGCATTCAAGATGGCGCACCTGACCAACAAGGACATCAACATGGTCGAGGTGCACGACTGCTTCTCGATTGCAGAGATCTGCGCAATCGAGGATCTCGGGTTCTGCAAGAAGGGAACGGCCGGCAAGTTCACCGCTGACGGAGAGACGGCTCTTGGCGGGAAAATCCCGGTGAACACGAGCGGCGGCCTCAAGGCCTGCGGCCACCCGGTTGGTGCAACGGGCATCAAGCAGGTGTACGAGATCGTCCAGCAGCTCCGCGGCGACGCAGGAAAACGCCAGGTCGAGAACGCAAAGATCGGCATGACGCACAACGTGGGCGGGACGGGTGCAACAGTTGCCGTTCACATCCTCGGGAGGGTCTGA
- a CDS encoding hydroxymethylglutaryl-CoA synthase, with the protein MVGIITYGAYIPRYRIKVEEITKVWGANAADITGGLGVFEKSVPDLDEDAATIAVEAARNALKRRHVDPAKIGAVYVGSESHPYAVKPTACTVGEAIGATPVMTAADFEFACKAGTAGIQTCMGLVKSGMIPYGLAIGADVSQGAPSDALEYTAAAGGAAYIIGNDNPIATLNHTCSFTTDTPDFWRREGQDYPRHGGRFTGDPGYFKHVKGASTLLFEQCSTSPKDYTYAVFHQPNAKFPQKVAKDLGFTSEQIKPGLVVPWLGNTYSGASPIGLAATLDIAKPGDRIFVCSFGSGAGSDAFDITVTEAIASKDFHRDAAPGVMQLLKDPIYLDYARYAKHKGKIVMQS; encoded by the coding sequence ATGGTAGGCATCATTACATACGGTGCGTATATTCCGAGATACCGGATCAAGGTTGAGGAGATCACCAAAGTCTGGGGCGCAAATGCCGCAGATATTACCGGGGGACTGGGCGTTTTTGAAAAGTCCGTCCCCGATCTCGATGAGGATGCCGCAACGATTGCGGTCGAGGCAGCACGGAATGCCTTAAAGCGGCGCCACGTTGACCCCGCAAAGATCGGGGCCGTGTACGTGGGCAGCGAGTCTCACCCGTACGCGGTGAAACCCACGGCCTGCACGGTAGGGGAAGCGATCGGTGCAACGCCCGTGATGACGGCAGCCGATTTCGAGTTTGCCTGCAAGGCGGGAACCGCCGGCATCCAGACCTGCATGGGCCTCGTGAAAAGCGGCATGATCCCGTACGGGCTTGCCATCGGCGCCGATGTCTCGCAGGGTGCGCCAAGCGATGCCCTCGAATATACGGCAGCGGCCGGCGGGGCAGCGTATATCATCGGGAACGACAACCCGATCGCAACGCTCAACCACACCTGCTCGTTTACCACGGACACACCGGACTTCTGGCGCCGCGAGGGCCAGGACTACCCCCGGCATGGCGGCCGGTTCACGGGCGACCCGGGCTACTTCAAGCACGTCAAAGGCGCAAGCACGCTCCTCTTTGAGCAGTGCAGCACTTCGCCCAAAGACTACACCTACGCGGTCTTCCACCAGCCAAACGCGAAGTTCCCGCAGAAGGTGGCAAAGGACCTCGGCTTTACCTCAGAACAGATCAAGCCCGGCCTTGTTGTCCCGTGGCTTGGGAACACCTACTCGGGCGCATCGCCCATCGGCCTTGCAGCAACGCTTGATATCGCAAAACCCGGCGACCGGATCTTTGTCTGCTCGTTTGGGTCCGGCGCAGGGAGCGACGCGTTTGATATCACGGTGACTGAGGCAATTGCTTCAAAAGACTTCCACCGCGATGCTGCCCCTGGCGTAATGCAGCTCTTAAAAGACCCCATCTACCTGGACTATGCACGGTATGCAAAACACAAGGGAAAGATCGTGATGCAATCATGA
- a CDS encoding helix-turn-helix domain-containing protein, producing the protein MKSGLRNQLAEKMAGEITLSDSPGLALKKWRQNFEIPPGVLSDRLGVSPSVISDYESGRRKSPGTAVVGKIVDTILTIDEESDGRHIHKFSSMLFSGVADDVILDIHEYTNPVALKELTDAIGCSLLCGSMDQTIFGYTVVNSLNAILQLSAEEFNRIYGWSTERALIFTHVSTGKSPMVAIRVTAFKPRSVILQGISAENVHPFVAKMADRDHITVLCTEMEIDQIVSTLREKEW; encoded by the coding sequence ATGAAATCCGGTCTGCGAAACCAGCTCGCCGAGAAGATGGCGGGCGAGATTACGCTGTCGGACTCACCGGGGCTTGCGCTCAAAAAGTGGCGCCAGAACTTCGAGATACCGCCGGGCGTCCTTTCGGACCGCCTGGGGGTATCACCCTCCGTGATCAGCGATTACGAGAGCGGCAGGAGAAAGAGCCCCGGAACCGCCGTGGTCGGCAAGATTGTCGACACGATCCTCACCATCGATGAGGAATCGGACGGCAGACACATTCACAAATTTTCCTCCATGCTCTTTAGTGGCGTTGCCGATGACGTGATCCTTGACATCCACGAGTATACGAACCCGGTTGCATTGAAAGAATTGACCGATGCGATCGGGTGTTCGCTGCTCTGCGGGTCAATGGACCAGACCATCTTTGGCTATACCGTGGTAAACAGCCTCAATGCGATCCTCCAGCTCTCGGCTGAGGAGTTCAACCGCATCTATGGCTGGAGCACGGAACGGGCGCTCATCTTTACGCACGTCTCGACCGGCAAGTCGCCGATGGTTGCGATCCGGGTCACGGCTTTCAAGCCGCGGTCCGTGATCCTCCAGGGGATCAGTGCCGAAAACGTCCACCCGTTTGTAGCAAAGATGGCGGACCGGGACCACATCACGGTGCTCTGCACAGAGATGGAGATTGACCAAATCGTGAGTACACTGAGGGAGAAAGAATGGTAG